CGAGGCACTGATGAATTCTTCCTTCTCCGCCACGTAACCGGCGCCTTCCGGCTTCAGGTGGATGGCGTAGAGCTTGCCGTAGCTCCAGTCGGAGATGTAGAGCGCCTCCTGATACTTGGCCGGGAACTTCGCACCGTAGCCGAAGACCACGCCCGTCGGCGAGCCGGGACCGATATTCACCACGGAGCCGAGGCTGTCCGGGTAGTAATCCGGCCACTTGCCGGTACCGGAGCGCCAGCCGAATTCGCTGCCGCTGGTGGCGAGATTCACGCGGGTGGGGCGGTACCAAGGTGTGTTCACGTCCCATTCCATATCGGCGTCATACACGAAGAGTTCGCCGCGCGTGTTGAAGGCGGCGTCATATTGATTGCGGTAACCCATGGAGAAGAGTTCCCATTGCTTGCCATCCGGGCTCATGGAGGCGACCCAGCCGCCGGGAGCCATGATTCCGCGAGCGTGACCGCGCGCATCCCACATGCGGGGGAGGAGATGGTCTTCCTGATAGACGAGCGGGACTTTGGAAGAATCAAATTTCGTGGGCTTGGTGTGGTTACCCGCGAGAATGTAGATGGATTTGCCATCGGGCGAGAGCAGTGCGGCGTGAGGGCCGTGTTCACCGCCGCCTTCCAGCAGGCGCAGGGTTTCGAGCGAGTCGAGCTTGTCGTCACCATTCGTATCGCGAACGCGATAGACGCCGCTGGCGTATTTGCCGCCTTTGTTCACCACGACGTAGAGACTGTCGAAGGCCCAGAGCAGACCTTGGGCTTCACCGATGTTCACATCGATCTTCTCGATCTCCAGACCGGTGCTGCTGGCGAGCGGCGGTGGTGAGAGGCGATAGAGCCCGCCGTATTGATCGCTGACGATGAGGCGGCCTTTCGGATCCACAGTCATGCTGACCCAAGAGCCTTGGTCATCTTTCGGCACGGAGTAGAGGCGTTCCACCTTGAAGCCCTTGGCCACGCGCATTCGCTCCACAGGTGTGGCTTCGGGCGGTTTCACATTGGCGGCGGCTTGGAGGGATTTCTCATTCACGCTGGTCCAAGGCGCACCGCCGAGCTGGGCGAGGACTACAGGCTTCGTCCAGGAGGAATCATCGAAGCCAGGGGTCTGCCAGTCTTTCGGGGCTTTTTGGCTCGTTTTCCAAGTGCCATCGGTAGCGATGACTTCGAGGCTGCGACCGCTATCGATCTCCAGCTTCACCATGAGCGCGGCGGCGGCACCGTCGTCGTTCTTGGCATCCACGGCGATGACGTTGCGGCCTTCGAGCAGCTTGTTGCCGACGTTGACGAAGACGGGATCGGCCCAGCTATTACCAGTGGCGATCTGTTCGCCGTTCAGGAACAGGCGGAATTCGTTATCCGCCGCGACATAGAGGCGGGCGGTGACGGCGGCAGACTTCTTAAAATTGAATTCCTTACGGAACCACGCCTTTTGATTGGAGGTGGCTGGTTTGGTGGGCCAGATCCAATTGACGACGGAGCTTTGGGCAACGGCGGCTTTGGGAGCGGCCTTTTCCTGAGCTTTCGCATCGGCAACCACCAAGGCACTGGCGGTGGCGAGGACCAAAAGCGAACAATAACGGGCTAGCATTTTCATGGCTTGAATGAGTGTGGGGATTTAAGCAGCAAGGGGGATGAGGGGCAATGAAGTTTAATGACGAATGACCAAATCCGAATGACGAAGGAATGAGCAATGACCAATGGGAAAAGATAGAAAATTTGGTGCAGGGACCGAGGACGATGACGAGAACAAGGACGATTACGAATGGGTGAATTCATTTTTCCTGACGAACTGCTTGTCGCGTAGGTGCGGTTTCGGGTATTGACGGAGCGAGTTTCACCCGCATTCAGGATTTGAAGAAAATTCTTGGCATACTTGGACTGCTGATCGTGGTCTGTGTGGCGACGGCGCTGATGAGCGACCGTTTCCTCACGCCGTACAATGTCGAGAACCTCATCCGGCGCACGGCGCTCTTCGGCATCATCAGCATCGGCGTGGCGTTTGTGATCATCACGGGCGGGATCGATCTCTCCATCGGGTCGGTGGTTTGTCTGGTGGGTTGCGGGCTGCCTTGGCTGCTGACGGTGAAAGGTGTTTCCGTGCCGGTGGCGTTGGTGATCGTGGTCTTGGTGTCAGGAGGGATAGGACTACTGCATGGGACGTTGATCACTAAGTTACGAATACAACCCTTCGTGGTGACGTTATGCGGGCTGCTCATCTATCGCGGGCTCACGCGCGGGCTGACGCAGGATCAGACGATGGGGTTTGGAAATGAGTTCAAGGGCTTGCGCATTCTCGCGACGGGGAAGGTGCCGGTGCCGTTCATCGAGAATTTCAGCATCCCCGCGCCGTGCATCATCCTGCTGGTAGTGGCGATTATCGCGGCGGTGTTCTTGAACAAAACGATCTATGGGCGTTACTTGCTGGCACTGGGGCGGAATGAGCAGGCGGCGCGGTTCAGCGGTATCAATACGGACCGCATGATCATCTTGGCATATGTGATCTGCGGGTTGTTGTCGGGCTTGGGTGGGATGCTCTTTGTGCTGGATGTGAATTCAGCGCAGCCGGTGGATTTCGGGAATTTCTATGAACTCTATGCCATTGCGGCGGCGGTGCTGGGCGGATGCAGCTTGCGCGGTGGTGAGGGGGCGATCACGGGCATCATCATCGGTGCAGCGCTGATGCAGGTGCTGCGGAACATGATCACGCTGGTGGATTCCATGCCGAAGAGCATCGAGTTCGCGATCATCGGAGCGGTGATCTTGGGCGGGGTGGTGGCGGATGAATTGATCAAGCGGTGGGCGGCGGGGAGAAGGGCGGGGAAGGCGGGTGAATCGTTAAAAGGTTAAATCGTGATTCGTTTTGGCGGCTGGGCGTAACTGACGGCTGGGAGTAAAGATGCTGGCAAAAGCATGGGAGTATGGCAGATTACACCTATGGAAACGGCGATTGTGACTTCTGAAGGTGAGACGCAGACGGTTCATCTGCCGAAAGGTTTTCATTTGCCGACACCGGAGGTAAGCATCCGGCATGATGGGGATGCGATTGTTTTGGAGCCGTTAAAACCCAAGGTGTGGCCAGTTGGTTTTTTTGAGTCGATACAGATTGATGATCCTGCTTTCAAGCGTCCGGAGTAACGGGTGATTTCGCTGCTTCGCTTTAGACCGGTGGGGTGGTGGCGGATGAATTGATCAGGGGGTGAGCGGCGAAGCGGCGGGCGGGGAAGAATGCGCATGGAGTTTCATCATGAACGAGCCAAATAGCATGTTTAAGCGGGCTTGGATAACTGCCGGACATAGTGAGCTATGGAACTGTCAGAAGACATACTGTGAGATTCCATGGGGCGATTTGCCTAAAATAGAAGGGGTAACGGACGATTTAAAATGGTTAGATCAAGTTCCATCAGAGCTTCGGGACGCTGTTGAGGAAACCAGCACTCTAAATTCGAGTGATAACGATATCGGCAACTTGGAGGATATTGTTGCACAGGCGCAAAAGCTTAACTTGAAATTACCGGAATCGTTTCTGCGATTCATGCGGGATGCTGACTTGCAGGAGAAGGTCCCCACATGTACCGCATGTTACTTGGGGCTTTCCGAAGAGATTATACCAGTTGTTGGCTCTGTGGATCATTTTCTCCTGCGTTTCATGAACGATTCCCAGAATTGTGTGATGTGGTATCTGCATTTCAGACGTGGCGAACATGTGGGGGTAGTAGCATCAAACTATTTTATCGAACCGGAGATATTTGAATTGATGGAGTACGAAGCGATCAAGCGGGAAGACGTTTTTCGGGATGCCCTCTTATGTGCGGACACTTTTACAGAGTTCCTGTATCGTTTTTGGATAGAAAGCTCGATCTGGTATTCGCTGCACGAGGGTTTTCAGCCATCACCGCTCCAGGAAGATTATCTCAAACA
The genomic region above belongs to Verrucomicrobiia bacterium and contains:
- a CDS encoding c-type cytochrome, giving the protein MKMLARYCSLLVLATASALVVADAKAQEKAAPKAAVAQSSVVNWIWPTKPATSNQKAWFRKEFNFKKSAAVTARLYVAADNEFRLFLNGEQIATGNSWADPVFVNVGNKLLEGRNVIAVDAKNDDGAAAALMVKLEIDSGRSLEVIATDGTWKTSQKAPKDWQTPGFDDSSWTKPVVLAQLGGAPWTSVNEKSLQAAANVKPPEATPVERMRVAKGFKVERLYSVPKDDQGSWVSMTVDPKGRLIVSDQYGGLYRLSPPPLASSTGLEIEKIDVNIGEAQGLLWAFDSLYVVVNKGGKYASGVYRVRDTNGDDKLDSLETLRLLEGGGEHGPHAALLSPDGKSIYILAGNHTKPTKFDSSKVPLVYQEDHLLPRMWDARGHARGIMAPGGWVASMSPDGKQWELFSMGYRNQYDAAFNTRGELFVYDADMEWDVNTPWYRPTRVNLATSGSEFGWRSGTGKWPDYYPDSLGSVVNIGPGSPTGVVFGYGAKFPAKYQEALYISDWSYGKLYAIHLKPEGAGYVAEKEEFISASPLPLTDLIVNPKDGAFYFAVGGRKTQSGLYRVTYTGTESTAPSKGMPAPPQLAARKKLEAYHGKVDANAVKDAWKALGDSDRYLRFAARTALEWQPATTWQEKAFTEKDPQTALSALLALSRVGDKTIQPKLLAALDKIDWSKLSDMQRVELLRVYALAFIRMGEPDAATRQKIAAKFDPLFPSQRREVNADLAQMLVYLEAPSAAKKVVGMLTAAPTQEEQMDYARMLRSLKTGWTMDLRKTYFSWFLKAANFKGGNSLSGFIKNFKDEATANLNPAELVELKPILEAKPETKSLMAEFMEGRTFSKEWTLKELAPLVEKQLKKRNFERGRQIYAGVGCASCHRFDSDGGAVGPDLTGVAGRFNARDLLESILDPNKEISDQFGSVVITLKNGDSYNGRVVNLAGDNMRFNTDMFDPNQAIGIDSRQVQSVEPSKTSMMPEGLINVLKDDEVADLVAFLLSGGNRNHAYFK
- a CDS encoding ABC transporter permease encodes the protein MKKILGILGLLIVVCVATALMSDRFLTPYNVENLIRRTALFGIISIGVAFVIITGGIDLSIGSVVCLVGCGLPWLLTVKGVSVPVALVIVVLVSGGIGLLHGTLITKLRIQPFVVTLCGLLIYRGLTRGLTQDQTMGFGNEFKGLRILATGKVPVPFIENFSIPAPCIILLVVAIIAAVFLNKTIYGRYLLALGRNEQAARFSGINTDRMIILAYVICGLLSGLGGMLFVLDVNSAQPVDFGNFYELYAIAAAVLGGCSLRGGEGAITGIIIGAALMQVLRNMITLVDSMPKSIEFAIIGAVILGGVVADELIKRWAAGRRAGKAGESLKG